A window from Nothobranchius furzeri strain GRZ-AD chromosome 17, NfurGRZ-RIMD1, whole genome shotgun sequence encodes these proteins:
- the nmrk1 gene encoding nicotinamide riboside kinase 1 isoform X2 — protein sequence MKRLVVGIGGVTNGGKSTLAKSLYEQIPNSYIIPQDSYFKDDCLVPVDRNGFKQYDTLDALNMNKMMTEVDSWRADPLSFLRQRGLNIKSSPAIKQVYVLIVEGFLIFNYRPLNELFDKRYLLEIPYDVCKRRRSSREYSPPDPPGYFDGYVWPIYQINLQEMERTTSDIVFLDGLKPKEELLAAVREDIWQEIDRLKEKN from the exons ATGAAGAGACTAGTTGTTGGAATTGGTGG AGTGACAAATGGAGGAAAATCTACTCTCGCCAAAAGCCTTTATGAGCAGATTCCCAACAGCTATATCATTCCACAGGACTCGTATTTTAAG GATGATTGTCTTGTACCAGTAGACAGAAATGGCTTCAAGCAGTATGACA CTCTTGATGCTCTCAACATGAACAAGATGATGACGGAGGTGGACTCGTGGCGAGCTGATCCTCTCTCGTTCCTGAGGCAGCGAGGCCTGAACATCAAGAGTTCACCTGCCATTAAGCAAGTTTACGTTCTGATTGTGGAAGGTTTCCTCATTTTTAACTACAG GCCTCTAAATGAGCTGTTTGACAAAAGGTATCTTTTGGAAATACCTTATGATGTCTGCAAAAGGAGACGCAG TTCCAGGGAGTACTCACCTCCCGATCCTCCAGGGTACTTTGATGGATATGTTTGGCCAATTTACCAAATCAACCTCCAAGAGATGGAGAGGACCACATCAGATATTG TGTTTCTGGATGGTCTGAAACCAAAGGAAGAGCTGTTGGCTGCTGTGCGTGAAGATATTTGGCAGGAAATAGACCGACTCAAGG aGAAAAACTGA
- the nmrk1 gene encoding nicotinamide riboside kinase 1 isoform X1 yields MKRLVVGIGGVVQHLCDNHVVTNGGKSTLAKSLYEQIPNSYIIPQDSYFKDDCLVPVDRNGFKQYDTLDALNMNKMMTEVDSWRADPLSFLRQRGLNIKSSPAIKQVYVLIVEGFLIFNYRPLNELFDKRYLLEIPYDVCKRRRSSREYSPPDPPGYFDGYVWPIYQINLQEMERTTSDIVFLDGLKPKEELLAAVREDIWQEIDRLKEKN; encoded by the exons ATGAAGAGACTAGTTGTTGGAATTGGTGG CGTGGTTCAGCATCTATGTGATAACCATGT AGTGACAAATGGAGGAAAATCTACTCTCGCCAAAAGCCTTTATGAGCAGATTCCCAACAGCTATATCATTCCACAGGACTCGTATTTTAAG GATGATTGTCTTGTACCAGTAGACAGAAATGGCTTCAAGCAGTATGACA CTCTTGATGCTCTCAACATGAACAAGATGATGACGGAGGTGGACTCGTGGCGAGCTGATCCTCTCTCGTTCCTGAGGCAGCGAGGCCTGAACATCAAGAGTTCACCTGCCATTAAGCAAGTTTACGTTCTGATTGTGGAAGGTTTCCTCATTTTTAACTACAG GCCTCTAAATGAGCTGTTTGACAAAAGGTATCTTTTGGAAATACCTTATGATGTCTGCAAAAGGAGACGCAG TTCCAGGGAGTACTCACCTCCCGATCCTCCAGGGTACTTTGATGGATATGTTTGGCCAATTTACCAAATCAACCTCCAAGAGATGGAGAGGACCACATCAGATATTG TGTTTCTGGATGGTCTGAAACCAAAGGAAGAGCTGTTGGCTGCTGTGCGTGAAGATATTTGGCAGGAAATAGACCGACTCAAGG aGAAAAACTGA
- the ostf1 gene encoding osteoclast-stimulating factor 1: protein MSKPPPKPAKPGQVKVFRALFTFDPRTPDELYFEEGDILYISDTSDSNWWKGTCRGRTGLIPSNYVAEQAESIDNPMHEAAKRGNISWLRECLDNKVGINGLDKAGNTALYWACHGGHKDVVELLLSQPSVEVNQQNKLGDTPLHAAAWKGYSDIVELLLNKNARTDIRNNENKLALEMATNAQCASLLKRKQGTSFTRTHSNAEEYLDDEDSD, encoded by the exons ATGTCGAAGCCTCCTCCTAAACCGGCCAAGCCTG GCCAAGTCAAGGTGTTTAGAGCGCTGTTCACCTTCGACCCCAGAACT CCAGATGAGTTGTACTTTGAAGAAGGAGACATTTTGTACATCTCAGACACG AGTGACAGTAACTGGTGGAAGGGGACATGTAGAGGAAGGACGGGACTAATTCCGAGTAACTACG tggcagAACAAGCTGAATCTATCGATAATCCGATGCATGAAGCAGCCAAACGAG GCAACATAAGCTGGCTGAGGGAATGTCTGGACAACAAGGTTGGAATCAACGGGCTGGATAAGGCAGGAAACACTGCCCTCTACTGGGCATGTCACGGTGGACATAAAG ATGTGGTGGAGTTGTTGCTAAGCCAGCCCAGcgtggaggtcaaccagcag AATAAACTTGGAGACACACCGTTGCACGCTGCTGCCTGGAAAGGTTATTCTGATATCGTGGAATTGCTGCTGAACAAGA ATGCGAGGACGGACATCAGAAACAACGAGAATAAACTAGCTCTCGAGATGGCCACCAATGCTCAGTGTGCTTCACTCCTCAAAAGGAAGCAGGGAACCA GTTTCACCCGCACACACAGCAACGCTGAAGAGTATTTGGACGATGAAGACTCCGACTGA
- the mapkapk5 gene encoding MAP kinase-activated protein kinase 5 encodes MSEDNAEKFIKETSILDEYNINWTQKLGAGISGPVRVCVKKSSQERLALKILIDRPKARNEVRLHMMCANHSNVVRILEVYANSVQFPHESSSRARLLIVMEMMEGGELFHRISQHQHFTEKMASQVTKQISQALAHCHCMNIAHRDLKPENLLFKDNSLDAPVKLCDFGFAKIDQGDLMTPQFTPYYVAPQVLEAQRRHQKEKSGIIPTSPTPYTYNKSCDLWSLGVIIYVMLCGYPPFYSKHHSRTIPKDMRKKIMTGSFDFPEDEWSQISEMAKDVVRKLLKVKPEERLTIDGVLAHPWLNCTEALDNVLPSPQMMMDKAVVAGIQQAHAEQLANMRIQDLSVSLKPLNSVNNPILRKRKLLVPKPTDGFLIHDPENGGEDSNVALEKLRDVIAQCILPQAGENEDEKLNEVMHEAWRINRDCKLLRDGLHGLSWDGRAFSDKVDRLKLAEILKQAIEEKTTLQESH; translated from the exons ATGTCGGAGGATAACGCAGAGAAGTTCATCAAG GAGACGTCGATTCTGGATGAATACAACATAAACTGGACACAGAAGTTAGGAGCTGGGATCAGTGGGCCTGTCAG AGTGTGTGTGAAGAAGTCAAGTCAGGAACGCCTGGCCCTGAAAATCCTCATCGATCGACCAAAGGCCAGAAATGAG GTGCGTCTCCATATGATGTGTGCCAACCATTCAAACGTCGTGCGAATCCTGGAGGTGTACGCCAACAGTGTTCAGTTCCCTCACGAATCCAGCTCAAG AGCGAGGCTCCTGATCGTCATGGAGATGATGGAGGGCGGCGAGCTCTTCCACAGAATCAGTCAGCACCAGCACTTTACCGAAAAGATGGCCAGTCAGGTCACGAAACAG ATCAGTCAAGCGTTGGCACATTGCCACTGCATGAATATTGCACACCGTGACCTGAAGCCAGAGAACCTGCTGTTCAAAGATAACTCTCTG GACGCACCTGTGAAGTTGTGTGACTTTGGCTTTGCTAAAATAGATCAAGGAGACTTGATGACCCCTCAGTTCACCCCGTACTACGTAGCACCTCAG GTACTTGAGGCTCAAAGAAGGCACCAGAAGGAAAAGTCTGGAATCATACCTACCTCGCCAACTCCTTACACGTATAACAAG AGCTGCGACTTGTGGTCCCTCGGTGTGATCATCTACGTAATGCTGTGCGGCTATCCTCCGTTCTACTCCAAACATCACAGTCGCACCATCCCAAAGGACATGAGGAAGAAGATCATGACGGGCAGCTTTGATTTTCCCGAAGACGAGTGGAGCCAGATCTCTGAGATGGCGAAGGACGTCGTACGCAA GCTGCTGAAGGTGAAGCCAGAGGAGAGGCTGACCATCGACGGAGTCTTGGCTCACCCGTGGTTGAACTGCACCGAGGCGCTCGACAACGTGCTGCCGTCCCCGCAGATGATGATGGACAAG GCCGTCGTGGCGGGCATCCAGCAGGCACACGCAGAGCAGCTGGCCAACATGAGAATTCAGGATCTGAGCGTCAGCCTGAAGCCACTAAACTCCGTCAACAACCCCATTCTCAGGAAGCGGAAACTGCTCGT GCCCAAACCAACTGATGGCTTCTTGATTCATGACCCAGAAAATGGAGGGGAAGACTCCAACGTAGCGCTTGAAAAGCTAAGGGATGTTATTGCACAGTGCATACTACCACAAGCTG GAGAGAACGAGGATGAGAAGCTGAATGAGGTGATGCATGAAGCCTGGAGGATCAACAGAGACTGTAAGCTGCTGAGAGACGGTCTGCATGGACTCAGCTGGGACG GGCGAGCCTTCTCTGATAAAGTCGACCGATTGAAGCTGGCAGAAATATTAAAACAGGCTATCGAAGAGAAGACGACCCTTCAGGAATCTCATTAG